The genomic region ACATGCGTAAACGTTCTTTCCTCAACAACGTCCTTTTCAATATAAAAATGATTGTCCGCAATCGCTGCGACTTGAGGGAGATGCGTTATACATAAAACTTGGGAGTGCTCAGAAACAAGATGGATTTTATTGGCAATAGCTTGAGCTACCCGACCGCTAACTCCTGTGTCTACCTCATCGAAAATGATACTAGTAATTTCCTGGTTCTGCGTGAAAATAGCTTTCATAGCAAGCATCATTCGCGATAATTCACCACCACTCGCTATTTTAGCAAGTGGTTTAGGTGGTTCCCCAACGTTAGGAGCAATATAAAACTCTACGGCATTCAAACCATCGGGATGAATCACTTCCTCTTCTTCAAAAACGACATAGAAAGTTGCTTTTTCCATATAGAGTGCTTTGAGCTGTTCTTGAATTTCTGTTTCTAAGTTATGAGCGATTTTTTGACGTTTGGTTTTTAATTGACGCCCTTTTGCATATAAATCTATTTCGGCAGCTTCATAACGTGTAGCCAATTTTTCAAGGTAACTTTCTTTATTGGATATCATATCTAATTCCAAAGAAATCTTTTCATAGTAGTCTTTAATTTCTTCAATAGAACTGCCATATTTGCGTTTGAGTTGTTTTAGCAATTCTAATCTGACTTCAATTTCATTTAAACGCGCTTCATCGTACGTCATTTCGTCTATCTCGTCACGAACCGTTGTGGCCACATCTTGTAGTTGAAAATAAGCTTCTGAAATACGCTTCGTTAAGTCTTGGTAAGTTGGACTTAGTGACTCAATACGTTCAATTGCTCCTAGTCCGACTCCAATTTGATCCAATCCATTGCCATCTTCGCCCTCAAGTGCATTATAAAGAGTGGTAAGTCCTTGTAAAATACGCTGATAATTAGCTAAAAGGTTTCTTTCTTCAATTAACGCTTCTTCTTCGGCATCATTTTGGAGATTAGCACCCTCAATTTCACTAATTTGAAAAGTCAGCAAGTCGATGCGTTGGATATTTTGTTGCTCATCTAAGAGTAAACGATCCCGTTCTTGTTTGACTCCAATAAAAATTTGATAGGTATCCTGATAACTAGCGATTAACCGTCCCAACTCTGAATCGCCAAATTGATCCAGTAAGTCTAAATGTTTAGCTGGGTTCATTAACTCTTGATGCTCATTTTGCCCATGAATATCAATCAAATGAGCAGCAATTTCTCTTAAAACTGATACAGTCACAATAGTCCCGTTGACGCGGGCAACGTTTTTTCCACTACTACTCAGCTCACGTTGAAGTAAAATTTGGTCCGGTTCATAACTAATACCGTATTCTTCCATCAAAGAGGCAAGCTGGGAGGATTCAGGCATTTGAAACAAGCCTTGAATGACTGTTTTATCTTCCCCGTGGCGAATGAAGTCCGCACTCCCTCGCCCACCAGCTAATAAGCCAACCGCATCAATGATAATTGATTTTCCGGCGCCTGTTTCCCCTGTCAAAACAGTCATTCCTTGCTCAAAACTGATTTGAAGGGTATCGATAATAGCGAAATTTTTTATAGATAGTTCTTGCAGCATGGCAATTCTCCTTTAATATCAATGAATACGAACGGTATGGTTCTTCAATTGACTATGAGCATCTTCGATGACTCTGGAAATAGAAACATCCGCTGCGATGCTTCCTTCGTCTTCCTCTACTGAGACAAAATGTGCAATAAATTCAATATTCCCTGTCCCGCCGGTAATCGGTGAAAAATCAATCCCTCTAACATCAAAACCAGTATGGTTAGCGAATGTTAATATATTTTTAAGGACCTCTTTATGAATCAGTGGATCTGAAACAATTCCTTTTTTACCTACTTTTTCTTTACCCGCTTCAAATTGCGGTTTAATTAAAGCAACGGCAGATCCACCAATTTTGAGGATTTGCTTTAAGACCGGTAGAATAATACGTAAGGAAATAAAAGAAACATCCATACAAGCAAATTCAGGTTGCCCCTCTTTAAAGTCTTCTAATTTACTATACCGAAAATTTGTCTGTTCCATCACAGTTACCCGGTCGTCGTTACGGATTTTCCAATCTAGTTGGTTGGTACCCACGTCAAGCGCGTAACAATGTTTGGCCCCATTTTGTAAAGCCGCATCTGTAAATCCCCCGGTTGAAGAGCCAATATCGAGGACAATTTTATCTGCTACCGAGATTTCAAAAACAGTGAGGGCTTTTTCTAATTTTAAGCCACCGCGGCTAACATATTTTAGTGTTTCGCCTTTTATATGTAGCTGTACCGTTACAGGTACTTTTTCGCCTGCTTTGTCATAACGTAAGTTATTTTGGTCGTAAATTTGTCCTGCCATAACCATCCGTTTCGCTTTTTCTCTTGAATCAGCTAAACCTTGTTGAACTACTAATAAATCAATCCGTTCTTTTTCCATATCTAGGCCTCTGTTTCTATTCTTACATAATCTAACATTTTAATCAGTGTTTCCAAACTTTCCATATTAAAAAGCTGACTATCCACTGATTTTTTAACTTGATTAATCTCATTAG from Jeotgalibaca dankookensis harbors:
- the recN gene encoding DNA repair protein RecN; the protein is MLQELSIKNFAIIDTLQISFEQGMTVLTGETGAGKSIIIDAVGLLAGGRGSADFIRHGEDKTVIQGLFQMPESSQLASLMEEYGISYEPDQILLQRELSSSGKNVARVNGTIVTVSVLREIAAHLIDIHGQNEHQELMNPAKHLDLLDQFGDSELGRLIASYQDTYQIFIGVKQERDRLLLDEQQNIQRIDLLTFQISEIEGANLQNDAEEEALIEERNLLANYQRILQGLTTLYNALEGEDGNGLDQIGVGLGAIERIESLSPTYQDLTKRISEAYFQLQDVATTVRDEIDEMTYDEARLNEIEVRLELLKQLKRKYGSSIEEIKDYYEKISLELDMISNKESYLEKLATRYEAAEIDLYAKGRQLKTKRQKIAHNLETEIQEQLKALYMEKATFYVVFEEEEVIHPDGLNAVEFYIAPNVGEPPKPLAKIASGGELSRMMLAMKAIFTQNQEITSIIFDEVDTGVSGRVAQAIANKIHLVSEHSQVLCITHLPQVAAIADNHFYIEKDVVEERTFTHVFKIVGKKRTNEVARMLAGTEITELSLAHAEELLDLAKK
- a CDS encoding TlyA family RNA methyltransferase, whose protein sequence is MEKERIDLLVVQQGLADSREKAKRMVMAGQIYDQNNLRYDKAGEKVPVTVQLHIKGETLKYVSRGGLKLEKALTVFEISVADKIVLDIGSSTGGFTDAALQNGAKHCYALDVGTNQLDWKIRNDDRVTVMEQTNFRYSKLEDFKEGQPEFACMDVSFISLRIILPVLKQILKIGGSAVALIKPQFEAGKEKVGKKGIVSDPLIHKEVLKNILTFANHTGFDVRGIDFSPITGGTGNIEFIAHFVSVEEDEGSIAADVSISRVIEDAHSQLKNHTVRIH